One segment of Agromyces albus DNA contains the following:
- a CDS encoding response regulator transcription factor: MTVRVLVADDQALFREALTTLLEVQPGIEVVGEAANGEEAVRSSAESRPDVVLMDLRMPVLDGIAATARLRAEQPAVRVLALTTFDDDEDVFAALRAGAVGYLLKDVSSAKLVEALVAAGQGETVLQPSVAAKLVARVARMPQDGPSTRHPLSDREVDVVRLLAEGRSNREIAGALFLAEGTIKNLVTSVLSKLDVRDRTQAALRARDLGIL, from the coding sequence ATGACCGTGCGCGTGCTCGTCGCCGACGACCAGGCGCTCTTCCGCGAGGCGCTCACGACCCTGCTCGAGGTGCAGCCGGGGATCGAGGTCGTCGGCGAGGCGGCCAATGGCGAGGAGGCCGTGCGCTCGAGCGCCGAGTCACGTCCCGACGTCGTGCTCATGGACCTCCGGATGCCGGTGCTCGACGGCATCGCCGCCACTGCACGCCTCCGCGCCGAGCAGCCCGCCGTTCGGGTGCTCGCGCTGACGACGTTCGACGACGACGAGGACGTGTTCGCGGCCTTGCGCGCCGGCGCCGTCGGCTACCTCCTCAAGGACGTGTCGTCGGCGAAGCTCGTCGAGGCGCTCGTCGCGGCCGGGCAGGGCGAGACCGTGCTCCAGCCGTCGGTGGCGGCGAAGCTCGTGGCACGAGTGGCGCGAATGCCGCAGGATGGGCCCTCAACGCGGCATCCGCTCTCCGATCGGGAGGTCGACGTCGTGCGACTGCTCGCCGAGGGACGCAGCAACCGCGAGATCGCCGGCGCCCTCTTCCTCGCCGAGGGCACGATCAAGAACCTCGTCACGAGCGTGTTGTCGAAGCTCGACGTGCGCGACCGCACGCAGGCAGCCCTGCGAGCGCGCGACCTCGGCATTCTCTGA